In Deinococcus maricopensis DSM 21211, one genomic interval encodes:
- a CDS encoding DUF4384 domain-containing protein has translation MKQVLLLGTLALGLSACTINVRPNLGLATSSANLITDIRPDRGEGSTYAIGERLRLRVQTRAAGYLTLVSLDPNGNGNVLIRNAYVPAGTTTFPRPTDAFTFDVAPPRGLQRVRAIFTRSAPSTQLVFNGTYDQGRWNSVTQAYVEPYSAQDRDIQETFFYIR, from the coding sequence ATGAAACAGGTCCTGCTGCTCGGCACGCTCGCCCTCGGGCTCAGCGCGTGCACCATCAACGTCCGCCCGAACCTCGGCCTGGCCACCTCCAGCGCGAACCTCATCACGGACATCCGCCCCGACCGCGGCGAAGGCAGCACCTACGCCATCGGCGAGCGCCTGCGCCTGCGCGTCCAAACCCGCGCCGCCGGGTACCTCACGCTCGTCAGCCTCGACCCGAACGGCAACGGCAACGTCCTGATCCGCAACGCGTACGTGCCCGCCGGCACCACCACCTTCCCCCGACCCACCGACGCCTTCACGTTCGACGTGGCGCCCCCGCGCGGCCTGCAACGCGTCCGCGCCATCTTTACGCGCAGCGCCCCCAGCACCCAACTGGTCTTCAACGGCACGTACGACCAGGGCCGCTGGAACAGCGTCACACAGGCGTACGTCGAGCCGTACAGCGCCCAGGACCGCGACATTCAGGAAACCTTCTTCTACATTCGCTGA
- the trxA gene encoding thioredoxin, producing the protein MKPVDLSDSTFKTEIAEGLTLVDFWAPWCGPCRMIAPVVEELAGEYEGKVKFGKLNVDDNQQTAMQYRVMSIPTLILFKDGQPVEGIVGAQPKPAFERLLSKHLETVAAN; encoded by the coding sequence ATGAAGCCTGTGGACCTGTCCGACAGCACGTTTAAAACTGAGATCGCCGAGGGCCTGACGCTCGTGGACTTCTGGGCGCCGTGGTGCGGCCCGTGCCGCATGATCGCGCCGGTCGTGGAGGAGCTTGCCGGGGAGTACGAAGGCAAGGTCAAGTTCGGGAAGCTGAACGTGGACGACAACCAGCAGACCGCCATGCAGTACCGCGTGATGAGCATCCCGACGCTGATCCTGTTCAAGGACGGCCAGCCGGTGGAAGGCATCGTGGGCGCGCAGCCCAAGCCGGCCTTCGAGCGCCTGCTGAGCAAGCACCTCGAAACCGTCGCGGCGAACTGA
- a CDS encoding mechanosensitive ion channel family protein, whose translation MMDTIRAALATPGTWVLLALHTVLILGLWRFGVWLTHILDRHLHPRLLRVLRVTWTVFMTYALLAVLTHLLRLDIEPLYTHGEALGTWFRASVGQMLTVVILAVLAWHLVSAATNRIVPSEEFNRRTVRIQTLKGVVESSLRISIIIIAGITILQNVGVNASTLLAGVSVLGLAVGFGAQSLIKDVFNGFFILLEDQYGVGDVITVNAGTLSGSVERLNLRVTVLRALDGTVHIIPNGQIQTVSVSSKDWSRVVALVTVAYQADVDAALRVMERVSNELYADPDYCEVFLEAPELHGVTRLAPDGVELRALFKVLPKAQWALGREFNRRIKLAMDAASIEIPFPQRTITFSGDPIEVHMKHPRDPETRATSADPQRPAPLKPGGSRDPEDDDEPQP comes from the coding sequence ATGATGGACACCATACGTGCAGCGCTCGCCACGCCCGGTACATGGGTGCTGCTGGCCCTGCACACCGTACTGATTCTCGGCTTGTGGCGCTTCGGCGTGTGGCTCACCCACATCCTCGACCGGCACCTGCACCCGCGGCTGCTGCGCGTCCTGCGCGTCACGTGGACCGTCTTTATGACGTACGCACTGCTCGCCGTGCTCACGCACCTGCTCCGCCTCGACATCGAGCCGCTCTACACGCACGGCGAGGCGCTCGGCACGTGGTTCCGCGCGTCCGTCGGACAGATGCTCACGGTCGTCATCCTCGCCGTGCTCGCCTGGCACCTCGTGAGCGCCGCCACGAACCGCATCGTCCCCAGCGAGGAATTCAACCGCCGCACCGTCCGCATCCAGACCCTCAAGGGGGTCGTTGAGAGTTCGCTGCGCATCAGCATCATCATCATCGCGGGCATCACGATCCTGCAGAACGTCGGCGTGAACGCCAGCACGCTCCTCGCGGGCGTGAGCGTCCTCGGGCTCGCGGTCGGTTTCGGCGCGCAGAGCCTCATCAAGGACGTCTTCAACGGCTTTTTCATCCTGCTTGAGGACCAGTACGGCGTGGGCGACGTCATCACCGTGAACGCCGGCACGCTCAGCGGCAGCGTGGAACGCCTGAACCTGCGCGTCACGGTCCTGCGCGCCCTGGACGGCACGGTGCACATCATCCCGAACGGGCAGATTCAGACGGTCAGCGTCAGCAGCAAGGACTGGTCCCGCGTCGTCGCCCTCGTGACAGTCGCGTACCAGGCGGACGTGGACGCCGCGCTCCGCGTCATGGAGCGCGTGTCGAACGAACTGTACGCCGACCCGGACTACTGCGAGGTGTTCCTGGAGGCGCCGGAACTGCACGGCGTCACGCGGCTCGCGCCGGACGGTGTGGAACTGCGCGCCCTGTTCAAGGTCCTGCCGAAAGCGCAGTGGGCGCTCGGGCGGGAATTCAACCGCCGCATCAAGCTCGCCATGGACGCCGCCAGCATCGAGATTCCGTTCCCGCAGCGGACCATCACGTTCAGCGGCGACCCCATCGAGGTGCACATGAAGCACCCGCGCGACCCCGAGACGCGCGCGACGTCCGCGGACCCCCAGCGGCCCGCACCACTGAAGCCCGGCGGGTCACGCGACCCCGAAGACGACGACGAGCCGCAACCCTGA
- a CDS encoding NYN domain-containing protein has protein sequence MERIGLFIDGANVYAAAKRLGWNFDHRKILEHFAGYGRLYNAFYYTAVPTPVDDKQKRFIDALTYMGYTVRTKMLRENTDEHGDTHRRANLDILLVTDLLATADLYDTAILLTGDGDFERPVEVLRAKGKRVIVASIPEMTSYELRNAADAYVDFKDIRGDVERPGYRLPSEGRGGETRPFYVNAALDEDDR, from the coding sequence ATGGAACGCATCGGACTGTTTATTGACGGCGCCAACGTCTACGCCGCCGCGAAACGCCTCGGCTGGAACTTCGACCACCGCAAGATCCTCGAGCACTTCGCCGGCTACGGGCGGCTGTACAACGCCTTCTACTACACTGCCGTGCCCACCCCCGTGGACGACAAGCAGAAGCGCTTCATCGACGCGCTCACGTACATGGGCTACACCGTGCGCACCAAGATGCTGCGCGAAAACACCGACGAGCACGGCGACACGCACCGCCGCGCGAACCTCGACATCCTGCTCGTCACGGACCTGCTCGCCACCGCCGACCTGTACGACACCGCCATCCTGCTCACCGGCGACGGCGACTTCGAGCGGCCCGTCGAGGTGCTGCGCGCCAAAGGCAAACGCGTGATCGTCGCGAGCATCCCCGAGATGACCAGTTACGAACTGCGCAACGCCGCCGACGCGTACGTGGACTTTAAGGACATCCGCGGCGACGTGGAACGCCCCGGCTACCGCCTGCCCAGCGAAGGGCGCGGCGGGGAAACCCGACCGTTCTACGTGAACGCCGCCCTCGACGAAGACGACCGCTGA
- a CDS encoding DNA-directed RNA polymerase subunit alpha, translated as MDSKRPQLKARVDGNYGEFTLEPLKRGYGVTIGNPLRRILLSSIPGTAVTSVYIEDVLHEFSTIPGVKEDVIQLILNLKELVVKFHAPGPKTLTLRAQGQGVVTAGAFEVPSDAEIVNPDLVIANLAEDGKLVMEVRVEEGEGYVPADKHATKDRINSIPVDAVYSPVRRVAYHVENTRVGQQTDLDRLIIRIWTDGSADPQSALDMAVDTLRDELSVFGNVETIQAETVVTPAAYDLPQPSALSINPQPYPADLDSPKVTLEGLGLTTRVLHSLKEEGIDSVDALCALSDRDLKKVPGIGERSLDEIKAQLAQFGLSLKD; from the coding sequence GTGGACAGCAAGCGCCCCCAACTCAAAGCTCGCGTTGACGGCAACTACGGCGAGTTCACGCTCGAACCGCTGAAGCGCGGCTACGGCGTCACCATCGGGAACCCCCTGCGCCGGATCCTGCTTTCCTCGATTCCTGGCACTGCCGTGACCAGCGTGTACATCGAGGACGTGCTGCACGAATTCAGCACCATCCCCGGCGTCAAGGAAGACGTCATCCAGCTCATCCTGAACCTCAAGGAACTCGTCGTGAAGTTCCACGCTCCCGGTCCCAAGACCCTCACCCTGCGTGCGCAGGGCCAGGGCGTCGTGACTGCCGGCGCGTTCGAGGTGCCCAGCGACGCTGAGATCGTCAACCCGGACCTCGTCATTGCGAACCTCGCCGAAGACGGCAAGCTCGTCATGGAAGTCCGCGTCGAGGAAGGCGAAGGGTACGTCCCCGCCGACAAGCACGCCACCAAGGACCGCATCAACAGCATCCCGGTGGACGCCGTGTACTCCCCGGTGCGCCGCGTCGCGTACCACGTGGAGAACACCCGCGTCGGTCAGCAGACGGACCTTGATCGCCTGATCATCCGCATCTGGACGGACGGCAGCGCCGACCCGCAAAGCGCGCTCGACATGGCCGTGGACACGCTCCGCGACGAACTGAGCGTGTTCGGCAACGTCGAAACCATCCAGGCGGAAACGGTCGTCACGCCCGCCGCGTATGACCTGCCGCAGCCCAGCGCGCTGTCCATCAACCCGCAACCCTACCCCGCGGACCTGGACAGCCCCAAAGTCACCCTGGAAGGCCTCGGCCTCACCACGCGCGTGCTGCACTCCCTCAAAGAGGAAGGCATCGACAGCGTGGACGCCCTGTGCGCCCTTTCCGACCGTGACCTCAAGAAAGTCCCCGGCATCGGCGAACGCTCGCTCGACGAGATCAAAGCGCAACTCGCGCAGTTCGGCCTGAGCCTCAAGGACTGA
- a CDS encoding sensor histidine kinase: MTAHDHPPHPTMSALMHAATATAFDALTAQAAVLDERGVIVHANPAWTAFMAAHQHPCDVGVNLMEVSARGDGPCGADGARLAAALQTLLRGDHPAVDLEYPCTDDRWLALHARTFHVQNEAYVLVVQEDATSQHLADARQQAIDEEVRRAVRDRTSDLREENSDLNAFIGAVSHDLKTPVRHIHGFLGQLRRRLGEVGAEEARLLGILDHATNRLDGMIDELLALARVASTPLHFTPVNLNDTVHAARAAVHVDAEGRDVHWEIGPLPVIHGDPHLLELAFTNLLSNALKYTARRPRTHIRVAAERQGDELHVSVRDNGVGFPPEQATRLFGAFQRLHAERDFPGIGMGLANVKRIVERHEGRVWADSEPGAGATFTVAFPAPPEGPA, encoded by the coding sequence ATGACGGCACACGACCACCCCCCGCACCCCACGATGAGCGCCTTGATGCACGCGGCCACCGCCACGGCCTTCGACGCGCTCACGGCGCAGGCCGCCGTGCTGGATGAACGCGGCGTGATCGTCCACGCCAACCCCGCCTGGACGGCGTTCATGGCCGCGCACCAGCACCCCTGCGACGTCGGCGTGAACCTCATGGAAGTCAGCGCCCGCGGAGACGGCCCGTGCGGCGCGGACGGCGCGCGCCTCGCTGCTGCTCTGCAGACCCTCCTGCGCGGGGACCACCCCGCCGTCGACCTCGAATACCCCTGCACTGACGACCGCTGGCTCGCCCTGCACGCCCGGACGTTTCACGTGCAGAACGAGGCCTACGTGCTGGTCGTGCAGGAGGACGCCACCAGCCAGCACCTCGCCGACGCGCGCCAGCAGGCCATCGACGAGGAGGTCCGCCGCGCCGTCCGCGACCGCACCAGCGACCTCCGCGAGGAGAACAGCGACCTGAACGCCTTCATCGGCGCCGTCTCCCACGACCTCAAGACGCCCGTGCGGCACATTCACGGCTTCCTCGGGCAGCTGCGCCGCCGACTCGGCGAGGTCGGTGCGGAAGAGGCCCGCCTGCTCGGCATCCTTGACCACGCCACGAACCGCCTCGACGGCATGATCGACGAACTCCTCGCACTCGCGCGCGTTGCCAGCACCCCGCTGCACTTCACGCCCGTGAACCTCAACGACACCGTCCACGCTGCGCGCGCCGCCGTGCATGTCGACGCCGAGGGCCGCGACGTGCACTGGGAGATCGGCCCGCTGCCGGTCATCCACGGCGACCCGCACCTGCTGGAACTCGCGTTCACGAACCTGCTCTCGAACGCGCTGAAGTACACCGCCCGCCGCCCCCGCACGCACATCCGCGTCGCTGCGGAACGTCAGGGTGACGAGCTGCACGTCAGCGTCCGCGACAACGGCGTGGGGTTCCCGCCTGAACAGGCGACGCGGCTGTTCGGGGCGTTCCAGCGGCTGCACGCCGAACGCGACTTCCCCGGCATCGGCATGGGCCTCGCGAACGTGAAACGCATCGTGGAACGCCACGAGGGGCGCGTGTGGGCGGACAGCGAACCCGGTGCGGGCGCCACCTTCACCGTCGCGTTCCCCGCTCCACCCGAAGGCCCTGCGTGA
- the plsX gene encoding phosphate acyltransferase PlsX produces the protein MTATPLPIALDALAGDVGAAPNVEGAIQAARAGVSVTLVGDRTKLHAALASHDITGLPITVEDAPDLIGMDEHASDVRGRKDASINVATRLVKEGRAAAAVSLGHSGATMASALLTLGRLPGVDRPAILTHIPTARGFGAMLDVGANADVKAAYLVQWARLATTYLRVVEDRQSPTVGLLSIGEEDHKGNALVLEAHPLLRAATDLNFHGNIEGRDVMQGTTDIVVTDGFTGNIVLKLAEGEAKVLFGWIREALTSTMQAKLGALLVRGALRGIADRLDPSTYGASILLGVRGLAFIGHGSGDARAVKNALLRAHRAHQAQLLQRLDAELRAAPST, from the coding sequence ATGACCGCCACCCCGCTGCCCATCGCGCTCGACGCCCTCGCCGGTGACGTCGGCGCCGCCCCGAACGTCGAGGGCGCCATTCAGGCGGCCCGCGCCGGCGTGAGCGTCACCCTCGTCGGAGACCGCACGAAACTGCACGCCGCCCTTGCCAGCCACGACATCACGGGCCTGCCGATCACCGTCGAGGACGCCCCGGACCTGATCGGCATGGACGAACACGCCAGCGATGTGCGCGGCCGCAAGGACGCCAGCATCAACGTCGCCACGCGCCTCGTCAAGGAAGGCCGCGCGGCCGCGGCGGTCAGCCTCGGGCACAGCGGCGCCACCATGGCGTCCGCGCTGCTCACGCTCGGGCGCCTGCCCGGCGTGGACCGCCCCGCCATCCTCACGCACATCCCCACCGCGCGCGGCTTCGGCGCGATGCTCGACGTCGGCGCGAACGCCGACGTGAAAGCCGCGTACCTCGTGCAGTGGGCGCGCCTCGCCACCACGTACCTGCGCGTCGTGGAAGACCGCCAGAGCCCCACCGTCGGCCTGCTCAGCATCGGCGAGGAGGACCACAAGGGCAACGCCCTGGTTCTCGAAGCGCACCCGCTGCTGCGCGCCGCCACCGACCTGAACTTCCACGGCAACATCGAGGGGCGCGACGTCATGCAGGGCACCACCGACATCGTCGTCACCGACGGATTCACCGGCAACATCGTCCTGAAACTCGCCGAGGGCGAAGCGAAAGTGCTGTTCGGCTGGATCCGCGAAGCGCTCACCAGCACCATGCAGGCGAAACTGGGCGCGCTGCTGGTGCGCGGCGCCCTGCGCGGCATCGCGGACCGCCTCGACCCCAGCACGTACGGCGCGAGCATCCTGCTGGGCGTGCGCGGCCTCGCGTTCATCGGGCACGGCAGCGGCGACGCCCGCGCCGTGAAGAACGCCCTGCTGCGCGCCCACCGCGCCCATCAGGCGCAGCTACTGCAGCGCCTCGACGCGGAACTGCGCGCCGCCCCCAGCACCTGA
- a CDS encoding DUF309 domain-containing protein, whose amino-acid sequence MNPHWQAGADLFAQGQWWHAHEAWEDEWRAATGADRACLSALILLAAALHKRWHHGSTAHRNYHKAERYLNDLPAAYGGVDLARLRADVWAALHDPALRPRLHAPGGP is encoded by the coding sequence ATGAACCCACACTGGCAGGCCGGGGCCGACCTCTTCGCGCAGGGACAGTGGTGGCACGCGCACGAAGCCTGGGAAGACGAGTGGCGCGCCGCGACCGGCGCGGACCGCGCGTGCCTCAGCGCGCTGATCCTGCTCGCCGCGGCCCTCCACAAACGCTGGCATCACGGCAGCACCGCGCACCGCAACTACCACAAGGCCGAGCGCTACCTGAATGACCTGCCCGCCGCGTACGGCGGCGTGGACCTCGCGCGGCTCCGCGCGGACGTGTGGGCGGCCCTGCACGACCCGGCGCTGCGCCCACGCCTGCACGCACCAGGCGGCCCATGA
- a CDS encoding (4Fe-4S)-binding protein, with the protein MSDQASTPPGKAYPAPGITVYFDGQRCIHAARCVAALPLVFDPARRPWIRADLAGAAELAEVVRSCPSGALQYAADAPGVPAEVPDAITTVTPFPDGALVVRGDLRIMTALGEVRDTRATLCRCGQSGNKPFCDGTHAKVGWRSDS; encoded by the coding sequence ATGAGCGATCAGGCGTCCACGCCGCCCGGGAAGGCGTACCCCGCGCCGGGCATCACGGTGTACTTCGATGGGCAGCGGTGCATCCATGCCGCGCGCTGCGTGGCGGCGCTGCCGCTGGTGTTCGACCCGGCGCGCCGCCCGTGGATTCGCGCGGACCTGGCGGGCGCGGCGGAACTCGCGGAGGTCGTGCGGTCCTGCCCGAGCGGCGCGCTGCAGTACGCGGCGGACGCGCCCGGCGTGCCCGCAGAGGTGCCGGACGCGATCACGACGGTCACGCCGTTCCCGGATGGGGCGCTGGTGGTGCGCGGGGACCTGCGCATCATGACGGCGCTCGGGGAGGTGCGGGACACGCGCGCGACGCTGTGCCGCTGCGGGCAGTCCGGGAACAAGCCGTTTTGCGACGGGACACACGCGAAGGTCGGCTGGCGCAGCGACAGCTGA
- a CDS encoding YfiT family bacillithiol transferase, whose protein sequence is MTDERYPIGPAPHGSPPTPAERAVLIAALRALPGEFRAALNGLTDAQLNTPYRDGGWTLRQLAHHVPDSHLNAYIRMKLALTEDAPVIKPYDEGAWAALPDSHGDIRVSLALLDALHARWATLLDGLTDAQWTRAFVHPDAPAPVPLGAALATYVWHGRHHTAHVTRWRARTGA, encoded by the coding sequence ATGACGGACGAGCGCTACCCCATCGGCCCGGCCCCGCACGGGTCGCCCCCCACGCCCGCCGAGCGCGCCGTACTGATCGCCGCGCTGCGCGCCCTGCCTGGCGAGTTCCGCGCGGCCCTCAACGGCCTCACGGACGCGCAGCTGAACACCCCGTACCGTGACGGCGGCTGGACGCTGCGGCAACTCGCGCACCACGTGCCCGACAGCCACCTGAATGCCTACATCCGCATGAAGCTCGCCCTCACCGAGGACGCGCCGGTCATCAAACCCTACGACGAGGGCGCGTGGGCGGCGCTGCCCGACAGCCACGGCGACATTCGGGTGTCCCTGGCGCTGCTGGACGCTCTGCACGCTCGCTGGGCGACCCTGCTGGACGGCCTGACGGACGCGCAGTGGACGCGGGCGTTCGTGCACCCCGACGCGCCCGCACCCGTGCCGCTCGGCGCGGCCCTGGCCACGTACGTGTGGCACGGGCGGCACCATACCGCGCACGTCACGCGGTGGCGCGCGCGGACCGGCGCGTGA
- a CDS encoding RBBP9/YdeN family alpha/beta hydrolase, whose product MTTPRVIIVPGLGDSGPEHWQSLWTEKYGAARVRQDDPETPTPATWSARLQEVVDATPGDVVLVGHSCGVLNIVHWAKLYPVPDRVRGAMLVGPTDPEQLDMNAKAPAVLAMGPMPMTPLPFPVLVVASENDPYAAFDRAEAFADAWDATLVTAGEAGHINIASGHGDWPEGEVLLAECLDAWKRE is encoded by the coding sequence ATGACGACCCCCCGCGTAATCATCGTGCCCGGCCTGGGCGACAGCGGCCCCGAACACTGGCAGTCCCTGTGGACCGAGAAGTACGGCGCCGCTCGCGTCCGCCAGGACGACCCCGAAACCCCCACGCCGGCCACCTGGTCCGCGCGCCTGCAGGAGGTCGTTGACGCCACCCCCGGTGACGTGGTGCTGGTCGGGCACTCCTGCGGCGTGCTGAACATCGTGCACTGGGCGAAGCTGTACCCCGTCCCGGACCGGGTGCGCGGCGCGATGCTGGTCGGCCCCACGGACCCGGAACAGCTCGACATGAACGCCAAAGCGCCCGCGGTGCTCGCCATGGGGCCCATGCCCATGACGCCCCTGCCGTTCCCAGTGCTCGTCGTGGCGAGCGAGAACGACCCGTACGCCGCGTTCGACCGTGCCGAGGCGTTCGCGGACGCCTGGGACGCCACGCTCGTCACGGCCGGCGAGGCCGGGCACATCAACATCGCCAGCGGCCATGGGGACTGGCCGGAAGGGGAAGTGCTGCTCGCCGAATGCCTGGACGCCTGGAAGCGCGAGTAG
- the rplQ gene encoding 50S ribosomal protein L17, which translates to MRHRSSGRKLNRNSSSRIALARAQATALLREGRIQTTVAKAKELRPYVEKLITTAKGGDLHSRRLVLRDIHDKAVVTKLFDEIAPKYAERPGGYTRILRVGVRRGDATPIALIELV; encoded by the coding sequence ATGCGTCACCGGAGCTCCGGTCGCAAACTCAACCGCAACAGCAGCAGCCGCATTGCGCTCGCCCGCGCGCAGGCCACCGCGCTGCTCCGCGAAGGTCGCATCCAGACGACCGTCGCCAAAGCGAAAGAACTGCGCCCCTACGTCGAAAAACTCATCACCACCGCCAAGGGCGGCGACCTGCACAGCCGCCGCCTCGTGCTCCGCGACATTCACGACAAAGCCGTCGTGACGAAACTCTTCGACGAAATCGCGCCGAAGTACGCGGAACGCCCCGGCGGGTACACGCGCATCCTGCGCGTCGGCGTGCGCCGCGGCGACGCCACCCCCATCGCCCTGATCGAACTGGTCTGA
- a CDS encoding nucleotide pyrophosphohydrolase, producing MSLTFQDASARVDAYISQFKEGYFPPLLMLARLTEEVGEIARVIAHENGKTPKPGEDAGDLEMELADLMFVMLCMANERGLNLERGFERMMSKIERRDADRWTRKDTEGQDA from the coding sequence ATGAGCCTCACCTTTCAGGACGCCAGCGCCCGCGTGGACGCGTACATCAGCCAGTTCAAGGAAGGTTACTTCCCGCCGCTGCTGATGCTCGCCCGTCTCACCGAGGAGGTGGGCGAGATCGCCCGCGTCATCGCACACGAGAACGGCAAGACGCCCAAACCCGGTGAGGACGCCGGTGACCTCGAAATGGAACTCGCGGACCTGATGTTCGTGATGCTGTGCATGGCGAACGAACGCGGCCTGAACCTCGAACGGGGCTTCGAGCGCATGATGAGCAAGATCGAGCGGCGTGACGCGGACCGCTGGACCCGCAAGGACACCGAAGGGCAGGACGCATGA
- the ftsH gene encoding ATP-dependent zinc metalloprotease FtsH — protein sequence MKRSRVWAAARVALLAGVVGGAVASAGAAQAAPVSEPVASTAVAALPQAYSASAFLTDLADGHVTQVTLDGNGNANVTLRGEVRTRNVVLPPSAETLRRLRDAGVTVRVVGGPAPLGWVVQVLPLVLTVLILVLVWRSVRGGNNANGANSFGRSRATVVREGQVKLTFADVAGCDEAKTDLTEVVDFLRHPERYHQLGARIPHGLLLVGPPGSGKTLLAKAVAGEAGVPYFSISGSDFVEMFVGVGAARVRDLFEQAKKQTPCIVFIDEIDAVGRKRGTGLNGGNDEREQTLNQLLVEMDGFGTTHDVIVLAATNRPDVLDAALLRPGRFDRQVVVDAPDVRGREMILKIHARKKPLDPTVDLALVARRTPGMVGADLENLLNEAALQAARNGRETILMADIDEAADRVLMGPERRSMVIPEEDRRVTAYHEVGHALAAQLLPHANRVHKLTVVPRGRAAGYMLPLPEDRVHYPREALEDMIAVALAGRAAEEVVFGEVTTGAQNDFQQATGVARRMITEWGMSARVGKVALAQEQEGYLGGGSVSSQVSQDTARVVDEEVSHLLEAQYARVLDLLRTHLARVHGAVEVLLRRETLSGAEFATLLDGGQVDEPPPLGGQIAPA from the coding sequence ATGAAGCGGAGCAGGGTGTGGGCTGCGGCGCGCGTGGCGCTGCTGGCCGGCGTGGTGGGCGGGGCCGTCGCGAGTGCGGGTGCGGCGCAGGCGGCGCCGGTGAGCGAGCCGGTCGCGTCGACGGCCGTAGCGGCGCTCCCGCAGGCGTACAGTGCGTCGGCGTTCCTGACGGACCTCGCGGACGGGCACGTCACGCAGGTGACGCTGGACGGGAACGGCAACGCGAACGTGACGTTGCGCGGCGAGGTCCGCACCCGGAACGTCGTGCTGCCGCCGTCGGCGGAGACGCTGCGGCGCCTGCGGGATGCGGGCGTGACGGTCCGCGTCGTGGGGGGCCCGGCGCCGCTGGGGTGGGTGGTGCAGGTGCTGCCGCTGGTACTGACGGTGCTGATTCTGGTGCTGGTGTGGCGCAGCGTGCGCGGCGGGAACAACGCGAACGGCGCGAACAGCTTCGGGCGGTCACGGGCGACGGTGGTGCGGGAAGGGCAGGTGAAGCTGACGTTCGCGGACGTGGCCGGCTGTGACGAAGCGAAAACCGACCTGACCGAAGTGGTGGACTTCCTGCGGCACCCGGAACGCTACCACCAGCTGGGCGCGCGCATCCCTCACGGGTTGCTGCTGGTCGGCCCGCCCGGCAGCGGCAAGACCCTGCTCGCCAAGGCCGTCGCCGGCGAAGCGGGCGTGCCGTACTTCAGCATCAGCGGCAGCGACTTCGTCGAGATGTTCGTCGGTGTCGGCGCCGCGCGCGTCCGTGACCTGTTCGAGCAGGCCAAGAAGCAGACCCCCTGCATCGTCTTCATCGACGAGATCGACGCGGTGGGCCGCAAGCGCGGCACCGGCCTCAACGGCGGCAACGACGAACGCGAGCAGACCCTCAACCAGCTGCTCGTCGAAATGGACGGCTTCGGCACCACCCATGACGTGATCGTGCTGGCCGCCACCAACCGCCCCGACGTGCTCGACGCGGCGCTGCTGCGCCCCGGCCGCTTCGACCGGCAGGTGGTGGTGGACGCCCCGGACGTGCGCGGCCGCGAGATGATCCTCAAGATCCACGCCCGCAAAAAACCCCTGGACCCCACCGTCGACCTCGCCCTCGTCGCCCGCCGCACCCCCGGCATGGTCGGCGCCGACCTCGAAAACCTCCTCAACGAAGCCGCCCTTCAGGCCGCCCGCAACGGCCGCGAAACCATCCTGATGGCGGACATCGATGAGGCCGCCGACCGCGTCCTGATGGGTCCGGAGCGGCGCAGCATGGTCATCCCGGAGGAGGACCGCCGCGTGACGGCGTACCACGAGGTGGGGCACGCGCTGGCCGCGCAGTTGCTGCCGCACGCGAACCGCGTGCACAAGTTGACGGTCGTGCCGCGCGGGCGCGCCGCGGGGTACATGCTGCCCCTGCCGGAGGACCGCGTGCATTACCCGCGCGAGGCGCTGGAGGACATGATCGCCGTGGCGCTCGCCGGGCGGGCCGCGGAGGAGGTCGTGTTCGGGGAGGTCACGACGGGCGCGCAAAACGACTTCCAGCAGGCCACGGGCGTCGCGCGGCGCATGATCACCGAATGGGGCATGAGTGCGCGCGTCGGGAAGGTGGCGCTCGCGCAGGAGCAGGAAGGGTACCTGGGGGGCGGTTCGGTGTCGTCGCAGGTGAGTCAGGACACGGCGCGCGTCGTGGACGAGGAGGTGTCGCACCTGCTGGAGGCGCAGTACGCGCGGGTGCTGGACCTGCTGCGCACGCACCTGGCGCGCGTGCACGGCGCGGTGGAGGTGCTGCTGCGCCGGGAGACGCTCAGCGGCGCGGAGTTCGCGACGCTGTTGGACGGCGGGCAGGTGGATGAGCCGCCCCCGCTCGGCGGGCAGATCGCGCCCGCATGA